Proteins from a single region of Runella sp. SP2:
- a CDS encoding DUF3347 domain-containing protein, which produces MKKTSVFILLIFHSLFITSYARMNVLANYNEAKADIKTQLNALLTDYYGMKDALVATDGKTVQQKANDFLLTLAKVDMAQMTQEQHDLYMQLVSKIKSETKAIANTQDAEQQRTHFNDLSNHLYTVLKTFKVNDSPVYQQYCPMKKAYWLSNNSAIKNPYYGKMMLTCGKVTETLN; this is translated from the coding sequence ATGAAAAAGACATCCGTTTTTATCCTCCTTATTTTTCATTCTCTATTCATTACCAGTTACGCTCGGATGAACGTTTTAGCTAACTACAATGAGGCAAAAGCTGACATAAAAACTCAGCTCAACGCCTTGTTAACCGATTATTATGGAATGAAAGACGCTTTGGTGGCGACAGATGGTAAAACTGTACAACAAAAAGCCAACGACTTTTTACTGACTTTAGCTAAAGTGGACATGGCACAAATGACTCAAGAACAACATGATTTGTACATGCAATTGGTATCCAAGATTAAATCTGAAACGAAAGCTATCGCCAACACTCAAGATGCAGAACAGCAGCGTACCCATTTCAATGATTTATCCAACCATCTTTATACGGTTTTAAAGACTTTCAAAGTCAATGATAGCCCTGTGTATCAACAGTATTGCCCTATGAAAAAAGCGTACTGGTTGAGTAATAATTCAGCCATCAAAAACCCCTATTATGGAAAAATGATGCTGACGTGTGGAAAAGTAACAGAAACTTTAAACTAA
- a CDS encoding TonB-dependent siderophore receptor, which produces MKTKILIPFLLILHWYSLNAQRVMGTVFERNETGKKLPLVGVNVFWAGTSIATATDSVGKFNIARAAKSNLLVFSYIGFKTDSVKVTSESNFEIVMKPDGQLGEVVVRGTSSQIDRLNPIQTEIITTKALAKAACCNLSESFETNASVSVSLSDGVTGAKQIQFLGLGGQYVQTNVENIPNIRGLGTTFGLNYIPGTWIQSIDIGKGAGSVVNGYESLTGAINVELVKPDAREKLYFNAYVNNFGRGEINFNVNKKLNERWSTGILSHASTLQTRVDNNGDDFLDMPLYTQLNAINRWQYKSDKMMAQFGVKALYENRLGGQIGFKENMRGTSQAYGFGNTTRRVEFFSKTAKMYQDKPYKGLGFIVNGLTHSSDSYFGFANYDARQQTLYANLIYQSIIDNTNHKFTTGLSYLLDDYNETYKDLHRMRTESVPGAFFEYTYNYLDKLTLVAGIRADAHNLFGAFVTPRLHLRWQPFEQTTLRLSAGRGQRTPNALAENYGFLVSQRAVRFVDDLRPEVSWNYGASLTQTFHLFEKHWDVVVDYYRTDFESQLIVDTDHASSTAAHLYFYNLQGKSFSNSFQAELNGLLSKRTEIKLAYRLFDVWQTMGQPVNDVRLMARMMIPRDRVLFNIGYTLPYDKWKADLTVQWNGKARINDPLQSLEATLDNQSMPILYSQPYTNVNAQVSRAFRKFEVYLGGENLLNFKQPNPIINAQDPFGKYFDAGQVWGPIVGRMVYAGIRIKVKD; this is translated from the coding sequence ATGAAAACAAAAATATTAATTCCTTTCCTACTCATCCTTCATTGGTATTCTTTAAACGCCCAACGCGTAATGGGCACCGTATTTGAACGCAATGAAACAGGTAAAAAACTACCATTGGTAGGCGTAAATGTGTTTTGGGCAGGTACATCAATAGCTACAGCTACAGATTCTGTCGGGAAATTTAACATTGCCCGTGCTGCTAAATCTAATTTGTTGGTATTCAGCTATATTGGATTCAAAACGGATTCAGTAAAGGTGACTTCTGAAAGCAATTTTGAGATTGTGATGAAGCCCGATGGCCAGTTGGGAGAAGTAGTTGTACGAGGAACTTCCTCGCAAATCGACCGCCTAAACCCCATTCAGACAGAAATTATAACGACCAAAGCCCTTGCTAAAGCCGCTTGTTGTAATTTGTCGGAAAGTTTCGAAACCAATGCCTCGGTGTCGGTGAGTTTGAGCGACGGCGTGACGGGGGCCAAACAAATTCAGTTTTTGGGATTGGGTGGGCAATACGTTCAAACCAACGTCGAAAATATTCCCAATATCCGTGGTTTGGGTACAACTTTTGGGCTAAACTATATTCCAGGAACGTGGATACAAAGTATCGACATTGGCAAGGGAGCAGGCTCCGTCGTCAATGGCTATGAAAGCTTGACGGGAGCGATTAATGTCGAATTGGTGAAGCCCGATGCTCGCGAGAAATTGTATTTTAATGCGTACGTCAACAATTTTGGTCGCGGAGAAATAAATTTCAACGTCAATAAAAAACTCAATGAACGCTGGTCAACGGGCATTCTTTCGCACGCAAGTACACTACAAACGCGGGTGGATAACAACGGAGATGATTTTTTGGACATGCCCCTTTACACCCAACTCAATGCCATTAATCGTTGGCAGTACAAAAGCGACAAAATGATGGCGCAGTTTGGGGTAAAAGCACTTTATGAAAACCGTTTGGGAGGCCAAATTGGATTCAAAGAAAACATGCGCGGAACGTCGCAGGCCTACGGTTTTGGCAATACAACTCGCCGCGTGGAGTTTTTCTCCAAAACGGCCAAAATGTACCAAGACAAGCCCTACAAAGGGTTAGGCTTTATCGTAAACGGGTTGACGCATTCAAGTGACTCGTACTTTGGGTTTGCTAACTACGACGCGCGTCAGCAAACCCTGTATGCCAACTTGATATACCAGTCGATTATTGATAACACCAATCATAAATTTACGACGGGCTTGAGTTATTTGTTGGACGATTACAACGAAACCTACAAAGACCTTCACCGAATGCGTACGGAGTCGGTACCAGGGGCGTTTTTTGAATATACCTATAATTACCTCGACAAACTTACGCTTGTGGCAGGCATACGGGCAGATGCCCATAACCTCTTTGGCGCCTTTGTTACCCCGCGTTTGCACCTTCGCTGGCAGCCGTTTGAACAAACAACGCTTCGTTTATCGGCAGGAAGGGGGCAGCGTACGCCAAACGCACTGGCCGAAAATTATGGCTTCTTGGTTAGCCAAAGGGCAGTTCGTTTTGTGGACGATTTACGTCCAGAAGTTTCGTGGAATTACGGGGCAAGTTTGACCCAAACGTTCCATCTTTTTGAAAAACACTGGGATGTGGTTGTGGACTATTACCGAACAGACTTCGAAAGCCAATTGATTGTTGATACAGATCATGCAAGCAGTACAGCCGCCCATTTATATTTCTATAATTTGCAAGGAAAATCGTTCTCGAATAGCTTTCAAGCAGAGCTAAACGGTTTATTATCAAAACGTACTGAGATAAAATTGGCATATCGTTTGTTTGACGTTTGGCAAACGATGGGACAGCCCGTCAACGATGTTCGTCTCATGGCTCGGATGATGATTCCGCGTGATAGGGTATTGTTTAACATCGGTTATACCCTGCCTTACGATAAATGGAAGGCCGATTTGACGGTGCAGTGGAACGGAAAAGCTCGCATTAATGACCCGTTACAATCGTTGGAAGCAACTTTGGATAACCAATCAATGCCGATTCTTTATTCACAACCTTACACCAACGTCAACGCCCAAGTATCGCGGGCGTTTCGGAAGTTTGAAGTGTATTTGGGAGGCGAAAATTTGTTGAATTTTAAACAACCCAATCCTATCATCAACGCCCAAGACCCATTTGGGAAGTATTTTGATGCGGGCCAAGTATGGGGGCCAATTGTAGGTCGAATGGTCTATGCAGGAATCCGAATTAAAGTTAAAGATTAA
- a CDS encoding YncE family protein has product MKRFIQILVLGFSSWVASACMEMSSAQPTLNINYPAAYVVNGESSTMSIINLNTNEATGLVQLTDNKANGSGMFLAYPHHIYLNPTQNQIAIADPGINLSGGHGAAHTSTAKVLILDATKGQNIKLIELPMMNHNAIYTPDGKEIWTSQMDDDGKVLVYDATTYNLKNTIKVGKEPAEVTFSADGSMAFVANGKDNTISVIHPATKMVTATIAVGKNPVGAWTGGDNRMYVDNEDGQSVSVIDVKTLKVVETVELGFMPAYAAFHAETKELWVTDPNAGKIHWWKQNTNGKFEHENALVTAAGAHAIAFKGTAAYVTNQEAASVSVIDLVQHKKIKDIKVGSKPNGIVLKF; this is encoded by the coding sequence ATGAAACGTTTCATTCAAATTTTGGTACTTGGTTTTAGTAGCTGGGTCGCGTCGGCTTGCATGGAGATGAGTTCAGCCCAACCCACACTGAATATCAATTATCCAGCAGCTTATGTAGTAAATGGCGAAAGCAGTACGATGTCAATCATCAATCTCAATACCAACGAAGCAACAGGCTTAGTACAACTCACCGATAACAAGGCGAATGGCTCAGGCATGTTTTTGGCCTACCCTCATCACATTTACCTAAATCCTACTCAAAACCAAATCGCGATTGCCGACCCAGGTATCAATCTATCTGGTGGACATGGCGCTGCTCATACAAGCACCGCAAAAGTGCTTATTTTGGATGCAACAAAGGGTCAAAATATCAAGCTAATTGAACTTCCGATGATGAATCACAACGCCATTTATACCCCTGATGGTAAAGAAATTTGGACTTCACAAATGGACGATGATGGTAAAGTTTTGGTGTATGATGCCACTACCTACAACCTCAAAAATACCATAAAAGTAGGCAAAGAACCCGCCGAAGTAACATTTTCAGCGGATGGTTCAATGGCTTTTGTGGCCAACGGCAAGGACAATACCATTTCGGTGATTCATCCTGCTACCAAAATGGTGACAGCAACGATTGCCGTGGGAAAAAACCCAGTAGGGGCATGGACGGGAGGCGACAATCGGATGTACGTGGACAATGAAGACGGGCAAAGTGTTTCGGTTATTGACGTAAAAACGTTGAAAGTTGTCGAAACCGTCGAATTGGGTTTTATGCCAGCGTATGCGGCTTTCCACGCTGAGACAAAAGAACTTTGGGTAACTGACCCAAATGCAGGAAAAATACATTGGTGGAAGCAAAATACCAATGGAAAGTTTGAACACGAAAACGCACTTGTAACTGCTGCGGGTGCCCATGCGATTGCATTTAAGGGTACAGCAGCCTATGTAACCAATCAAGAAGCAGCCTCTGTATCAGTCATTGATTTAGTACAACACAAAAAAATTAAAGACATCAAAGTAGGGTCAAAACCCAACGGGATTGTATTGAAATTTTAA
- a CDS encoding AraC family transcriptional regulator, with translation MVFYVKNMVCDRCKLVVGQVFSNAHFQVQQIQLGEVEVAAPVTATQIAEVTARLQEYGFELLEDKRVRTVEKIKTLVLALIRSSSLGLKVNYSDYLAEQLNRDYNGLSTLFSSLEGMTIEQYTIRQKIERAKELLAYDELSLSQIADELHYSSVAHLSNQFKKITGVTPSQFKQLAAKNRLPLDQV, from the coding sequence ATGGTATTTTACGTCAAAAACATGGTATGCGACCGCTGTAAATTGGTGGTTGGCCAAGTATTTTCTAACGCTCATTTTCAAGTTCAACAGATTCAACTCGGGGAAGTGGAGGTGGCAGCGCCTGTTACTGCTACTCAGATAGCGGAAGTGACTGCTCGACTTCAAGAATACGGTTTTGAATTGCTGGAAGATAAACGAGTTCGTACGGTTGAAAAAATCAAAACGCTTGTTTTAGCGTTGATTCGTTCTTCGTCATTGGGATTGAAGGTGAATTATTCTGACTATTTAGCCGAACAACTCAACCGTGACTATAATGGCTTGAGTACGCTCTTTTCTTCGCTCGAAGGTATGACGATTGAGCAATACACCATTCGTCAGAAAATTGAACGTGCCAAAGAACTCTTAGCATATGATGAACTAAGTCTTAGCCAAATCGCCGACGAACTTCACTACAGCAGCGTAGCGCATTTGTCTAATCAATTTAAAAAGATTACGGGGGTGACACCAAGTCAATTTAAACAATTGGCAGCCAAAAACCGCCTGCCGTTAGATCAGGTTTGA
- a CDS encoding alpha/beta hydrolase-fold protein: MKAFFYFFIIPFCFTFLNTLQAQTTYSFTEGLVVGPCHQYGREALYTDQLTYQLIQKTFVKPTEGSVLLTNEKGQELKWQKITADTAKRFRHAALSNGYVYLTYQSPKETVALLNVAGHAGLYFNGIPRGGDANRYEYMYSPVKIKKGLNELIVRVGMGGRFQGVSARLVFPEKLISLSLPDITLPHVVLGENSEPIWGGILLFNATEKPLTGLKIKALVQGKEIITDLPTITSLNSRKVGFKIDASAVTQRGDVTCEVSVLQNGKVVDTKTLTLQAVNNKEHYSQTFISGIDGSVQYYGVAPQKGEKTDTSALFLSVHGAGVEAIGQARAYKPKDWGTLVAPTNRRPRGFNWEDWGRLDALEVLAIAEKKFQPHPQKIYLTGHSMGGHGTWYLGATFPGKWAGIAPCAGYPTLMGYGSADGKIPENSTNPVEQLLLRASNPSNVMALAQNYKASGIYILHGDADRTVSVEYARTMRNTLGAFHNDFSYYEYPNGSHWYGDHSVDWAPLFDYFKWHRSKKAEDVDVLDFTTANPAISSHYHWIGVEQQIQPLAYSQIQAKRNSNDKTISLTTKNIQTLMILPAAFPAGQSFKIKIDNQDISGNFQLNNQPLYFAKKDKWEATEKPSIQQKGAHRNGTFKTAFNHRMVFVYGTTGTKEENEWAYNKARYDAETWYYRGNGAVDVISDKEFSLAAYADRGVVVFGNAVTNSAWNLVLGQCPIQVQKGSMKIGNETLSGDDLGGYFIHPRPDSPLASVAAVTGTGLAGMMATESNQYFTGGSGFPDYFIFSAAMLKEGTKGVKMAGFFDNQWQFSPTDVVKVP, from the coding sequence ATGAAAGCTTTTTTTTACTTTTTTATTATTCCTTTCTGCTTTACTTTTCTTAACACCCTACAAGCACAAACCACCTACTCATTCACCGAAGGCTTGGTCGTTGGTCCCTGCCACCAGTACGGTCGCGAAGCCCTTTACACCGATCAGCTTACTTATCAGCTCATTCAAAAAACCTTTGTAAAACCTACCGAAGGAAGCGTATTGTTGACCAACGAAAAAGGGCAGGAACTGAAATGGCAAAAAATAACGGCTGATACGGCCAAGCGTTTTCGCCATGCTGCGTTGTCTAATGGTTACGTGTATTTAACGTATCAATCGCCCAAAGAAACGGTAGCGCTTCTCAACGTGGCTGGTCATGCAGGACTGTATTTCAACGGCATTCCGCGCGGAGGTGATGCCAACCGCTATGAATATATGTATAGCCCCGTAAAGATTAAAAAAGGGCTAAACGAGTTGATAGTGCGCGTTGGTATGGGCGGACGTTTTCAGGGAGTTTCCGCCCGACTGGTTTTTCCCGAAAAACTAATCTCCCTAAGCCTTCCCGATATCACTCTTCCGCATGTTGTTTTGGGAGAAAATAGCGAGCCGATTTGGGGAGGAATTCTTCTTTTTAATGCTACCGAAAAACCACTTACAGGGCTAAAAATCAAGGCATTGGTACAAGGGAAAGAAATAATTACTGACCTTCCAACCATTACTTCCCTCAATTCTCGCAAAGTTGGTTTTAAAATCGACGCCAGCGCCGTTACGCAACGCGGTGACGTAACTTGTGAGGTTTCTGTACTCCAAAATGGCAAAGTAGTTGACACTAAAACCCTTACTTTACAAGCAGTTAATAACAAAGAGCATTACAGTCAGACGTTTATTAGTGGCATTGATGGGAGTGTTCAATACTACGGAGTTGCGCCGCAAAAAGGCGAAAAAACGGATACGTCGGCCTTGTTTCTTTCGGTACACGGGGCGGGCGTAGAAGCCATTGGGCAAGCACGTGCTTACAAGCCAAAAGATTGGGGAACGCTCGTAGCGCCCACCAACCGCCGTCCGCGCGGGTTCAACTGGGAAGACTGGGGACGCTTAGATGCGTTGGAGGTATTGGCCATTGCGGAGAAAAAATTCCAGCCTCACCCCCAGAAAATTTACCTGACGGGCCACTCAATGGGCGGCCACGGCACGTGGTATTTGGGAGCGACTTTCCCAGGAAAATGGGCGGGCATTGCCCCTTGTGCAGGCTACCCGACTTTGATGGGCTACGGTTCAGCCGACGGAAAAATTCCCGAAAACAGCACCAATCCCGTGGAGCAATTGCTGCTTCGTGCCAGTAATCCAAGCAACGTTATGGCCTTGGCCCAAAACTACAAAGCCAGCGGTATTTATATCCTCCACGGCGACGCCGACCGTACCGTTTCAGTAGAATACGCCCGCACGATGCGGAACACCTTGGGCGCTTTTCACAACGATTTTTCATATTATGAATACCCCAACGGTTCTCACTGGTACGGCGATCATAGCGTCGATTGGGCACCACTTTTTGATTATTTCAAATGGCACCGTTCTAAAAAAGCCGAAGACGTTGATGTCCTAGATTTTACCACGGCAAACCCTGCCATTTCTTCGCATTACCATTGGATTGGGGTTGAACAACAAATTCAGCCGTTAGCGTACAGCCAAATTCAAGCTAAACGGAATTCAAACGATAAGACCATCAGCCTGACCACCAAAAATATCCAAACGTTGATGATTCTTCCCGCTGCTTTCCCAGCTGGCCAATCGTTTAAGATTAAAATTGATAACCAAGATATTTCGGGGAATTTTCAGCTCAACAATCAGCCCTTGTATTTTGCGAAGAAAGACAAATGGGAAGCCACTGAAAAACCGTCGATTCAGCAAAAAGGAGCGCACCGCAACGGAACTTTCAAAACGGCTTTCAACCATCGGATGGTTTTCGTCTATGGAACAACGGGCACCAAAGAAGAAAACGAATGGGCATACAACAAAGCACGTTACGACGCCGAAACTTGGTATTACCGTGGCAATGGCGCTGTTGATGTGATTTCGGACAAAGAATTTTCGTTGGCTGCTTATGCCGACCGTGGAGTAGTTGTTTTTGGGAACGCAGTTACCAACAGCGCGTGGAATTTAGTACTGGGCCAATGTCCGATTCAGGTTCAAAAAGGCAGCATGAAAATTGGTAACGAAACCCTTTCGGGCGACGATTTAGGTGGATACTTTATTCACCCTCGCCCCGACAGCCCCCTAGCCTCGGTGGCAGCCGTTACAGGCACAGGTTTGGCAGGGATGATGGCAACCGAGTCAAATCAGTATTTTACGGGAGGTAGCGGCTTCCCCGACTACTTTATTTTCAGCGCTGCCATGCTCAAAGAAGGCACCAAGGGCGTCAAAATGGCGGGATTTTTTGACAACCAATGGCAATTTTCGCCAACCGATGTGGTAAAAGTGCCGTAA
- a CDS encoding multicopper oxidase family protein, whose translation MKSIKIVVFFIISTAVFAQHEEHTLPQRQRVLRQDNTLKKRTNQRISSKPKAVRYDLFVRDTIVTFGHKPKRAIAVNGQIPMPTLTFTEGDTAEIYVHNELNEETSLHWHGLFLPNQYDGVPNLTQMPIKPHTTHLYKFAIIQNGTHWYHSHTGLQEQIGMYGSIILEKRDNDSTFRNTIDDLPTIPIILSEWTDRKPNNIHRMLHNATDWFAIQKGTTQSYTEAIKQGYFKTKVTNEWKRMNAMDVSDVYYNKFLINGENERQLTQFKAGDKVRLRISNGGASTYFWLTYAGGKITVVANDGNDVEPVEVDRLIIAVSETYDVIVTIPDATASYEFLVTSEDRTKSASLFLGSGNKIKASSLPKLAYFEGMKMMNGMMKMNGDLDDMGMSMSLNQMDMNTVMYPEITSPSLLPPNEGIITLNYAMLKSPFKTALPVPPLGVRELRFELSGNMNRYVWSLNNKVVSESDKILIKKGEIVRIVLYNGSMMRHPMHLHGHDFRVINGQGNYAPLKNVIDIMPMETDTLEFAATESGDWFFHCHILYHMMAGMGRVFSYENSPKNPEIPNPKLAQRKLFADDRKFHLMAENAFETNGNDGEVMVSNTRWSIGTEWRLGYHDKHGYETETHIGRYIGKMQWLMPFIGFDWRYRRMGIDEKETNLFGQSNTKDKRAVLSLGVNYTLPMLVMAQAEVFTDGNIRFQLERKDIPISKRLRMNLMWNTDKEYMAGFRYIINKNAGFSTHYDSDMGFGVGFTLNY comes from the coding sequence ATGAAGTCTATAAAAATTGTTGTTTTTTTTATTATCTCAACTGCTGTTTTTGCTCAGCACGAAGAACACACTCTGCCCCAAAGACAGCGTGTACTTCGTCAGGATAACACACTAAAAAAACGAACAAACCAACGTATCAGCAGTAAACCCAAGGCAGTTCGTTACGATTTGTTTGTTAGAGATACCATTGTAACGTTTGGTCATAAACCCAAAAGAGCGATTGCTGTAAACGGGCAAATCCCTATGCCTACGCTCACTTTTACCGAAGGCGATACGGCTGAAATTTACGTGCACAATGAACTAAATGAAGAGACCTCCCTGCATTGGCACGGTTTGTTTTTGCCCAATCAATACGATGGCGTACCTAACTTAACCCAGATGCCCATCAAACCGCATACTACGCATTTGTACAAGTTTGCCATTATTCAGAATGGGACGCATTGGTACCATAGCCATACAGGACTACAGGAACAAATTGGTATGTATGGGTCAATAATTTTAGAAAAGCGCGACAATGATTCCACATTTCGGAACACCATTGACGATTTGCCGACCATTCCAATTATTCTGAGCGAATGGACTGATAGGAAGCCTAATAACATCCACCGAATGTTGCATAATGCTACGGATTGGTTTGCGATTCAAAAAGGGACAACTCAAAGTTACACAGAAGCCATAAAACAAGGCTATTTTAAAACAAAAGTAACCAACGAGTGGAAGCGAATGAACGCCATGGACGTGAGCGATGTCTACTACAACAAGTTTCTCATCAATGGAGAAAACGAAAGGCAACTTACCCAATTTAAGGCGGGAGATAAAGTTCGATTAAGGATTTCAAACGGGGGGGCATCCACTTATTTTTGGCTTACTTATGCGGGTGGCAAAATAACCGTTGTGGCCAACGATGGCAATGATGTAGAACCTGTTGAAGTAGATAGGTTAATTATTGCTGTTTCCGAAACCTACGATGTCATTGTTACCATTCCTGACGCTACTGCTTCTTACGAGTTTTTGGTAACTTCAGAGGACCGTACCAAATCCGCATCCTTGTTTTTGGGTTCGGGAAACAAAATAAAAGCCTCCTCCCTGCCCAAACTTGCCTACTTTGAAGGCATGAAAATGATGAACGGGATGATGAAAATGAACGGGGATTTGGACGATATGGGAATGAGCATGAGTCTCAATCAGATGGATATGAATACCGTCATGTACCCCGAAATTACGAGTCCCAGCCTCCTACCCCCCAATGAGGGAATTATTACATTGAACTATGCTATGCTTAAATCACCATTCAAAACAGCGCTTCCAGTTCCCCCATTGGGGGTTAGGGAGCTACGTTTTGAGTTGTCGGGTAACATGAATCGTTATGTGTGGAGTTTAAATAATAAAGTGGTTTCGGAAAGCGACAAGATTTTAATAAAAAAAGGCGAAATCGTTCGGATAGTACTTTACAATGGTTCGATGATGCGCCACCCAATGCACCTACATGGGCACGATTTTAGGGTAATCAATGGCCAAGGTAATTATGCTCCCCTAAAAAATGTGATTGATATTATGCCCATGGAAACCGACACCCTGGAGTTTGCTGCCACCGAAAGCGGAGACTGGTTTTTTCATTGCCACATTCTTTACCACATGATGGCTGGAATGGGGAGAGTTTTTAGCTACGAAAATAGTCCAAAGAACCCCGAAATACCCAACCCTAAGCTGGCACAACGAAAACTGTTTGCAGACGACAGGAAGTTTCATCTAATGGCTGAAAATGCCTTTGAAACCAACGGAAACGATGGAGAGGTGATGGTCTCAAATACCCGTTGGAGCATTGGCACAGAGTGGCGCTTGGGATACCATGATAAACATGGCTACGAAACCGAAACCCACATTGGGCGATACATCGGTAAAATGCAGTGGCTAATGCCGTTTATTGGTTTTGATTGGAGATATAGGAGAATGGGAATAGATGAAAAAGAAACGAACCTTTTTGGACAAAGCAATACCAAAGATAAACGAGCGGTGCTTAGTCTTGGGGTGAATTATACATTACCCATGCTCGTTATGGCGCAAGCCGAAGTATTTACCGATGGAAATATCCGATTTCAATTAGAACGAAAAGACATCCCCATCAGCAAACGTCTGCGAATGAACTTAATGTGGAACACCGATAAAGAGTACATGGCAGGATTTCGGTATATTATAAATAAAAACGCAGGTTTCTCCACTCATTATGACAGTGACATGGGCTTTGGAGTAGGTTTTACGCTCAACTACTAA
- a CDS encoding YfiT family bacillithiol transferase translates to MDIQSLQFPIGKWSPKGDYTADEIQERLTTLKTIPAEYRALTEQLSHEELQKQYREGSWTIQQLIHHVADMHLLHYIRFKQALTEDNPNGVVAKIDAWATMEEAKTAPIVFSLQMIEGTHARWTNLMEQMSAEDFQKGYYHPLRQINIKLIDALDMGAWHAKHHLAHIKIALGK, encoded by the coding sequence ATGGACATTCAATCACTCCAATTCCCGATTGGAAAATGGTCGCCAAAAGGAGACTACACCGCTGATGAAATACAAGAACGCTTGACAACCCTGAAGACCATCCCTGCGGAGTATCGGGCGTTGACTGAACAACTTTCGCACGAAGAGTTACAAAAACAATACCGCGAAGGAAGCTGGACCATTCAGCAATTGATTCACCACGTGGCAGACATGCACTTGCTGCATTATATCCGTTTCAAGCAAGCTTTGACCGAAGATAACCCCAACGGCGTAGTAGCAAAAATTGACGCGTGGGCAACGATGGAAGAAGCCAAAACGGCTCCTATCGTTTTCTCTTTGCAAATGATTGAAGGCACCCACGCCCGCTGGACGAATTTGATGGAACAAATGTCGGCGGAAGATTTTCAAAAGGGATACTACCATCCGCTGCGCCAAATAAATATCAAATTGATTGATGCCTTAGACATGGGCGCGTGGCACGCCAAGCACCATTTAGCGCATATCAAGATTGCGTTAGGAAAATAA
- a CDS encoding heavy-metal-associated domain-containing protein — MKQLTFLFVLVLGVVFSTVASKPGKEKEVKIKTSAVCDMCKERIEKNLTLSKGVSEAVLNLDDKVVTIKYNPKKTDEAALRKVITDTGYDADSQVCNKTAHDKLPECCQKGNEAHGHH, encoded by the coding sequence ATGAAACAACTAACATTCCTTTTTGTGCTCGTACTGGGAGTAGTATTCAGCACAGTAGCTAGTAAGCCTGGCAAAGAAAAAGAAGTGAAAATCAAAACGTCGGCCGTGTGTGACATGTGCAAAGAACGCATCGAGAAAAACTTGACGTTGAGCAAAGGAGTAAGCGAAGCAGTCTTAAATCTGGATGACAAAGTGGTGACAATCAAGTATAACCCTAAAAAAACGGACGAAGCGGCGCTTCGTAAAGTGATTACCGATACGGGCTACGATGCCGATAGCCAAGTGTGTAATAAAACGGCTCACGACAAACTACCAGAGTGCTGCCAAAAGGGAAACGAAGCCCATGGGCATCATTAA
- a CDS encoding DUF2911 domain-containing protein, giving the protein MKQLLIFGIFLLFVNVLFAQHEHSKADTTKNATKPKSPRLSAMAMIGDNHVHIDYGSPSVRGRTIWNGLVAYNQVWATGAHKATWIEFSKDVMIQGKHVPKGKYGFFTIPNEKEWTLILSKTWDMHLADDYKQEEDIIRLAVKPETNKEFVEALTYQVLSTQPTKGEIKMSWAHLSVSFGFENR; this is encoded by the coding sequence ATGAAACAGCTCCTCATTTTCGGCATTTTTCTCTTGTTCGTAAATGTCTTATTTGCTCAACACGAACATTCCAAAGCTGATACTACTAAAAATGCAACGAAGCCTAAAAGTCCACGTTTGTCTGCAATGGCGATGATAGGCGATAATCATGTACATATCGACTACGGCTCTCCAAGTGTCCGAGGGCGAACCATTTGGAATGGCTTAGTGGCCTACAATCAAGTGTGGGCAACAGGTGCACATAAAGCCACTTGGATTGAATTTTCAAAAGATGTAATGATTCAAGGGAAACATGTACCAAAGGGTAAATATGGCTTTTTTACAATTCCAAATGAAAAAGAATGGACATTGATTTTGAGTAAAACTTGGGATATGCACTTAGCTGATGACTATAAACAGGAAGAAGATATAATTCGACTGGCTGTAAAGCCAGAAACAAACAAAGAATTTGTGGAAGCACTAACCTACCAAGTGCTTTCAACCCAACCTACTAAAGGAGAAATCAAAATGAGTTGGGCACACTTAAGTGTTTCATTTGGGTTTGAAAATAGATAA